The sequence AGTATTTTTAAGCTGAAAACGAGAAGCTTTGAGTTGGACTCCCTCACATGTCAATGTTTTAATTGAGATTTCATTGTAAGTGCATATttggttttcatgtgtgtgtttttgtgcgtatgtaatgatgtgatgtaattttgattcctatcttggccaggtctcccttgcaaaagagatttttaatctcaatgggtATTACCTGGATAGATAAataggataaataaataaaaaatgtggttATGGTCAAGGGGTTGCGGTCACGTGGTCGTGGTCACGTGGTCGTGGTTGTGGTCATGTATCTGTCCAGCTGGCGGACTAACCTCCTCCCGACAGCATCATGGTCGGGCTGACGGACGACCGACCCATCCGGCTGGAAACTGGACTAGACTGTCCGTCTCTGTCTTTACTACGACGTCTGGGCAGAGACCTGGAATCTCCTACAGGAGAGaagacaagagagagacaaaaaaaggacagagacagagagagagaaagacacagaggagagagacagagagagagagatagacaggagaggtagagagagagagagagaaagaatgagacAGCTAATCCTTATCCTAATCGTTATTATTTccagagaagaaaacagaaatcagTTTCCGTCCACTTGTCagtcaaattatctgaagttggGTAAAacaaatctggtgaaagtgtgtttccatccaacggctttacagccaataagaacctgtggtaatgacatcaccatccaacggctttacagccaataagaacctgaGGTGATGTCCTCACCATCCAGcggctttacagccaataagaacctcTGGTGATGATATCAAGCGTTGTTTTAGGGTCAGACTGGgacatctgattggttggagatattttaaggtgtttccattaaTTTACACGGAATCACACAACAGACGTCTACtgacacatgatcaatatgggacaacatcacatgatcaaaaTGGGACAatatcacatgatcaatatgtttaatgtttaatttaaactgATATAAACTGAAATTAAGAGATCTTAAACCAACGCAAACtgatttaattgatttaaactgatttttaaccaatttaaactgatttaaccctctgaaccctaaggccatgtttacagtttattgcccgcctggatttattttataataacttgtgaaacatcaaccctgttgtctacagtaatttttttcaggacaaactgggttatttgaatgtttgggttgcagtgaggtgacttgaatgttaaaaatggttgtaggaccttaaagacaaataaataaaacggaacatgaatctcacagatatgtattgatttgacagacagagcagtaaaacctaaaaacacttctcatgtgtcttgggagtcacactgtgaagaaataatcatgactaatacagatgacaaaatacattttttcaaagaaagtccagacgcttttgccctcatgacatttacttatgccaataatcaacataataatgttatatttattgatattacacccaaagcaataatacacaaatgtgttgtctaaaacagttcttctatatgcaaaaaaataaataaaattataactcatataaagcacttactatttacatttctcaaaatttcaaaaggcccaaacatatgatataaatatataaaatatataatataaatgtatgcCAAAACTCAAACCAGTGTCTCCATTTCCtctataaaacggtagatatctataTTGTTCCGCTATAGCATCTTAGATCACACACTAGACAGTTTGACTGGGAGAGTTGACCTCTTTAGGACTCCATACACTCTGGATGAcattgtctcccatatatgggcatgctgCTTCCTTTACGGCGccgcgagctagcggcagaaatgagccaaaacgcgatgaattatggattattataaagtggatcaatcttggatgtaagGGTTTGGATTTAATGGTCAACaaccccgaaaaaggctggaagttccaggcagGACAGAAAacccctgtagaggctagaagtACCCCGAAGAAACCTCCttaaccgctaactcgttagcttttagctgcaactTTCGGTGAGTTTCTATGTTTTATGGTTATTatatgattaaactatgaatcagaggtgctgatATTGCTCCTGGGCATGTCTCTCAGGTCTCAGAAGGTTAAACGgattttaaactgatttaaactgctataaactgattttaaactgatttaaactgctataaactgattttaaactgattttaacCTGATTTTAACTTATATAATGACAGATATGAAACGTCTACCTTCGCTGCCGCCGCTCTTCCTGCCCGCTCCTTTCTTCCGTGCTGGCCGACCCGACGTAAACACATTGTTGAGTTCGTCCAATGGGCTGGTGGGAGTCTGTGACCTCATCGCCACATTCTGCATGGAGCCGTGGGTGGAGGAGGAGCAACTGAGCCTAGCCCCGCCCTCCCCCGCCCGGTGAGAGGAtgaagacgaggaggaggaggagcggggCATGCTTCCTCCGGCCATCAGAGCGTCGTAGGGTGGAGGTCTTTTCAGACTCAGAGGAGTCAGAGAGCGACCCACGCTGACTGGAGAAGGACACGCTGATTGGCTGCGGGGGTAACCATGGCCACTGTGGGCGGAGCCAGGAGACTTGTAGAGGTTGGAGGGCAGGGGCGGAGCTGACGAGCGGCCAGAGGACGTGATTGTGTGGGTGGAGGGCAAATCCCGGTCCCTGTCCTTGCGGGGATGCGTGGAGCTCTGCAGAGGCTCTGCAGTGCCTGTCTTGCTGTACGAGACGTTGTCCATTACAGGCAGCCGGGTGACGTCTAGCGGGGTGAGTGGGGACTCGTCTGAGTTGGGGGAGCACTGAGCAGGGGCCGGGGGGAAGACCAGCAGCGGGGGGCGGTGCGTCAGCAGGTTGGGGAACGGCGGCGGGATGTCGCAGAGCGAACTGCGGGCTGCCCAGGCCTCTGGGTCCAAGATGGCGGTGGGGTCCTGCAGGAAGTCGTCCAGCAGGGGGTACTTCATCTCCTCATACACCGCCTCTGCTTCCTGTCCACTCAGCTCCCGCAGGATGTTCCCCACCATCTCAATGTAGACGGGCTCCTCGTCGTCTGTGTCTCTCGACGCTGGGCTCTGACTCAGGGACAAGGACTTGTCCCATCGCAGGGAAGACTTCCTGTTGCCGTGGTTATGGATGTAGGATTCATCAAAAGAGGTGCTGAGCTGAGTGTTGGGATTCCTTTTGGGTTTGGGGGGAGGCATCTTCCTGTAGTCCTCATTGTAGAGTGATCGAGctacagacagtcagacagacagacagacagggatgTTAACATCTGAAAGCAATAAGGCCCAATCTCGATGTCCCAGACTTAGGGACTTTATGGTCATTTTTTATCCTTTTCTCACCTTCAGCCTGCCCCGGCGTCTCTTTGGTCTCCTGAGCGTCTCTCTTGGTGTCCCCTGCGTCCACCGTCTCGGAGCTGCTGCTCACGTTGGTGCTGGCGTCTCTCTTGCTGTCCCCTGCATCCACCGTCTCGGAGCTGCTGCTCAGCTTGGTGTTGGGGTCCCTCTTGGGTTTGGGCGGGGGTTGCTTCCTGTTGGTGTTGGAGTCGTCGTCTGCTCCGCCCACCGAATGCAGCGACTGGGACCGCACTGTGAAGCCCTGACTGGGGGGGGGCAGACGGTCCTGCGGCGCCGGCATCGTCATGAAACCCATCCTGAAATGTTTCCCAGTGTATGCCCcatctgttgccatggcaacatctTCACCAATCCTGCATGGACCAAATGGAAAGACATGTCAGTAAAACTGTTAATTGATTCCCTGTCTCATGTGGCCGGGTAGCTCACATGCATAGAGGTTCACTCTGATacagcggccgcgggttcgactccggcctggccctttgctgcaagtcataagatagatagagagattgatatatagagatagagagagatagagcgaTCGATATAGAGATTGATATAGATGTAGAGAGAAAGACgtagagagatagatatagagatagagtGATAGATACATAGAGAGAGGTAGAGATAGATACAGagatagataaagagagagagagagagaaatactttATTGCTCCTGAAGCCAGGACGTTGAAACCAACCAAACCTTCACGGCCGTTACAACGAAACAGCTGTCCCCTAATCACAGGAAGTCCCCGTCTGactgcatttcaaaataaaagctgactGTTAGAGTGAACAGAAAGAGATGATGTGTGCTAAGGTGCTCCGCAGGTGTTCGTACCTCTTGATGGCGTCCTCCTGTCGTCTCTTCTTCTGGTGTTTTTCCTGCAGGTAGTTCCAGTTGGTCTGGTTGCGAATGCGGTCGCTCTCTCTGGCGATGTCAGAGGCGTTCTGGATCACAAGGCCGTCATAGGTCCGGAGGCCGCTGTCCTCCACGTACTGGAAAAACCTCGTGAAGGAGGACGCGTCTTCCTGAGACGTCATGACTCCCCGAAGACCTGCAAGACAGACCAGCACGctaacaaagacacacacacacacacacacacacacacacacacatacactgcataTAAAcgcatattatatattattacattatacatattatatcCACAGTCTGTAAAAGATATTAATATATGCAtataaatctaaaaataataatactaatactaataactACTGCCTCCCAGACATCCAGCCTGGGTAAGAACACGTCTGGGTTGTAGTCTGGTTGATGACgctgtgttttatgtatgtgcgtgtatgtttgtgtgtgtgtgggggggttaatctggttttctctgtttaattagtcagttagttagttaatttagttagagaagtcatatatatatatatatatatatatatatatatatatatatatatatatatatatatatatatatatatatatatatatatatatatttatttatatctcCATCTTTATTTTAATGCCAAATGAATACGTTTCTAGACTGGGGCGTAACAGCCTAATGAAAATAGTTTAGATGTTTCAATGATGTCAAGAAATCACATATTTCATAACcttgagtttttatttatctCACAAGGTTACTCTAGATTCATCAAATGTATTGTTCTCAGCCATATTCAACCacgtatataataataataacaataaatctgTGTTTCAAGGCCCGTCTCTCTCTATCTTCCCCTCCCCCACCTCTCCGTCTCTCAGCATCCGTCTAAAAATGGAACTGAGTAAGCTGGCCGTAACCTAGCAACAGCAGCATCTCCCAGGGGAGCATGATGTAATGCTTctggagagggggaggaagaagagaggaagcaGAGGTTGTGTCCACACTAACATGTGAGATTCTTCAGTATCTTTTGGATGagctatatataatataatcatATCTCAGTACGTAAACACTgcatcccacaatgcaatgctgtAGAAACCCAGCAGCTCTACACGTCATAAGCACtctgatttacacacacatttctacacGTCTTTGATTTCCGTAATTTAAGAGATATCTGTAGCTGCTGGAGTGGGGTCAGCAGGGGTTACCATGGTTATGTGTCTCCAACGGCAACGAGGCTCACAGGAACTTAAAGTGAAAATTACAGCTTAGTGCGTCCAAAAAGATCCAAACTACTGTTTATTGACACAGTTAAGTTACATGTTAAGATGGTTTTTATCAAAGAATAACAACGCCAGCTGTGTTcccgggaaccatcaccttatggGGGGGACAGGTgggtccctatgaacctgagggctgtgttgtcagCAACGTggtggtagggtctcccatggcaatgTGGTCTCACGGGAGGGGCCAGACCAAGAATGGTTCAAAACCCTATGAGGGAGCgaggcagagagggagtgaccctgcccagTGGAAGCCTGGGGCCCCCGTCGGGAGCTGGACCTAGATGGAGGGCCCGGGCCCCCTTCAGGAGCCAAGCCCAGATGGAgggcccggggcccccgtccaGAGCCAGACCCAGATAAAGGACTCATCAGTGACcacctggtggccgggtttgccacggagcccgtaAAGGCTACGTGGCCCCTCCCTCTCCAGCCTTCACTGCTGGggatggagtcctgtatggggctccagagGGGGACCtcgaatggagtcctgtatggggctccagagGGGGACCTCGAAAGGAGTCCTGTATGATGAACAAAGATGAACGAAGATGAAACGAGGATGAAACaaggatgaagatgatgaaacgatgaagaagatgatgaacGCTGTTGAAAAATGATGCAAATGATGCGAatggtgaagatgatgaagatgatgaagacgaTGATGAACGATGTTCATCATCCTGGTTCTTTAGATCTGTCTGggctttttgattttaaattaaatataacttTGTTCCCAAGCCTGATCCAAGatggcagccatgttggaaTGAGATACTTTCACTGTTGGAAATGCAAACAGGGTGTGAAGGATGTGCCGAATGTGTTTTGAACAGACTTTATTGACACTGTTAGCGCagacaaaaagaggaagaattTCACCAGCAGAGAAAGACAACGGCCAAATGAAGGAAACAGGATGAAGGCTTACCGGAGGATCAGCGAGgactccctccctccatccttcctttACTGTGTCCTTCAGTGTCTCCTTCCTCCTTCTGGTCCCCGTCCTTCCCTCCTTCAGCTGTGCAGAAATGAAGATGGAAAGATGAATCTTCCTGTCGTCCTCTGCAGCTCACAGGAAACGACGAGTCGCTGCGGCAACGTTAATCCACATCCACCCTCCAACACCTCcgtcctccctctcttcctctcctccttcctctccttgtCCCTCTCTTCCACTCTCTTCCTTCTGTCAGATATCCTCACAACTGTAGGAATCACAGctcaccctcacacacacacacacacacacacacacacacacacacacacacacacacacacacacacacaaacacacacacacacacaaacacactctcacccTTCAGCAGAACACAAACAGATCCCCTGCGACAAGAAGAGAAAGGCTGAAACCACGGCAACCTGACAGCATCCTACCACTGtgattccccccctctctcaaacacagcagagagggggatagagaaagacagagagagacagggagagagaaagagagggagagagacggagagagcgagagagacagagagagaaagacgggAGAGAGATTATGATTTTCAGCTATAAGAATCTGCCTGACTTTGGTCTTTAATGTgttgtgtattattatttaatatgcatgtatatgtgtttttgaATTGTGAGTAAACTGCTTtgacagaaacatgtttttgttgtaatgaAGCAAAATGACTTAAAAGACTTACTAGATTCTAATATTTTTCAGTATACAACACTATGGCAGAAAAATGTCAGCTTGCTTACATATTCAACGAAGGTGCTGGAAACGGAAAAGTTCAAGACAGGTCCAATGCACGGAACTAAAAGCCTTTGTTTAGAAGATCTCTCTCCTCAAACCCTGTTGTCAGTTTTACCCGTGAATCCCTACGGCATGCCCACAGGTGAGTCCACCTTCCCAGCAGCATGCCCACAGGTGGGTCCACCTTCCCAGCGGCATGCCCACA comes from Etheostoma cragini isolate CJK2018 unplaced genomic scaffold, CSU_Ecrag_1.0 ScbMSFa_2220, whole genome shotgun sequence and encodes:
- the nyap2a gene encoding neuronal tyrosine-phosphorylated phosphoinositide-3-kinase adapter 2 — translated: MTSQEDASSFTRFFQYVEDSGLRTYDGLVIQNASDIARESDRIRNQTNWNYLQEKHQKKRRQEDAIKRIGEDVAMATDGAYTGKHFRMGFMTMPAPQDRLPPPSQGFTVRSQSLHSVGGADDDSNTNRKQPPPKPKRDPNTKLSSSSETVDAGDSKRDASTNVSSSSETVDAGDTKRDAQETKETPGQAEARSLYNEDYRKMPPPKPKRNPNTQLSTSFDESYIHNHGNRKSSLRWDKSLSLSQSPASRDTDDEEPVYIEMVGNILRELSGQEAEAVYEEMKYPLLDDFLQDPTAILDPEAWAARSSLCDIPPPFPNLLTHRPPLLVFPPAPAQCSPNSDESPLTPLDVTRLPVMDNVSYSKTGTAEPLQSSTHPRKDRDRDLPSTHTITSSGRSSAPPLPSNLYKSPGSAHSGHGYPRSQSACPSPVSVGRSLTPLSLKRPPPYDALMAGGSMPRSSSSSSSSSHRAGEGGARLSCSSSTHGSMQNVAMRSQTPTSPLDELNNVFTSGRPARKKGAGRKSGGSEGDSRSLPRRRSKDRDGQSSPVSSRMGRSSVSPTMMLSGGESKSPSGRSASASGVPSPQRHLHPALSQMPWLCGDATMIETIEKKRFLCREIKARQRPEKNLCKQDSMPILPSWRRKQPPPYSAPPSASRHATGHTATVFWDTAI